The Aedes albopictus strain Foshan chromosome 1, AalbF5, whole genome shotgun sequence genomic interval ttagctttgtcaagtcgacgtatcaccattggtattggtgataatcagactttgaccagaagcggtatcccaacacggtgccacacTTCGAATGAATTGAACCACCGTAATTGGGTTTGTTCTCCAAACATCAAAGGGTTCTATTAGccctttgtcgaagaacctaattcttttagttacaattgccggacaatggcataacaaatgttccgagtcttctatatctatgccgcaaaagcgacatacatcatctggaagttttccaattagcttcagatgataccggctcggacaatgacctgttaagaGGCCGGTTAAAGTACTGAAATCTTTTTTGGAAAGTTCCagaattttgcgagtgtttgcaACGTTTGGCTTTATAAAACGCTTAGACTGCCTCGCAATTGTGGTGTTTTCCCATATGGAATTTAGTTTTTCCTGTTTCCaagctttaaactccattctgagagaacaccCAGATATGCTACAAAATGGTTCAGgacctatgaattgatgagacgacccaagtcttgctagcatatcggcttgttcgtttccttcaattccacaatGTCCTGGAACCCAAAACAACTTCACCTCATTTCGGTAAGCTAATTGTTGAAGTGATTggatacactcccaaacatgttttgaagtgcatgatgctgatttcaaagcatttagagctgcttgactATCAGACATTATGCAAATTTTTGAATGCCTGTAATTCCTACGTAAGCAGATATTACAACATtctaaaatagcttgaatttcagcttgaaaaacggTTGGCCACTTGCCCATAGGTATTGATACGTTAATCCCTGGGCCAGTGACTCCTGCACCAACTTGATGATTTAGTTtagaaccatcagtgtaaaatacgatCGATCCTGGTTGTAGTTGTGGGCCACCATTTTCCCACATATTTCTCCCAGGATTGATCACTTGGAAAGAACGTTGAAAATTGTATCGTCTGCTCATCCAATCACCATTGCTTGTGACTAACGAGCTGATACTAATGGTTTTCTGAATACTGAGGTGTCCTCTTAGGTCACCTTCAAAGAAGTTTTTAGTTCTTTTTAGCTTCAAAagactctttgcagcttctaattgaacaaagtgatgcaatggaagtaggtatagtaaagtgtctagcgctttagaaggagtacttcgcattgcaccagtaattgaaagagtagctatcctttgaagtttttccaACTTCTTTtgagctaacctttcattagtttTCGGCCACCAGACCAGTGATGCATAagtaactctgggtctcacaatcGCCGTGTAAATCCAATGGATCATTTTCGGTTTTAGTCCCCACTTTTTACCAAATGTTTTTTTAGTTATCCATAGAGCATTTATAGCTTTTACAACTACCTGCTCAAGATGTAGATTCCAGTTGAGTTTACTGTCAAGATATACACCGAGATACTTGACTGAATCTGAAAGTTCCAAAATAGTTCCTTTCAATTTCAAATTGCTGATCGATATTTTTCTCTTACGCGTAAACggtacgatcgtggttttagaaggatttacaTTTAGTCCTTCATTTTCGCACCACGAAGAGACTAAATTcaaggcagtttgcattctgttagcgATGACATagtcatatttaccacgaactaaTATGACTATATCATCTGCGAAGCCAATTGTTTCGAAGCCCTGTGCTTCCAATTTTTTAAGGAGATCATCGACTATCAAAGACCACAAAagaggtgatagcacgcctccttgtgggcacccctTCATTGCCTTAACTCTAATGGAAGAGCTGCCAAGGGTTGATGATAtttctctttttgataacatttccccaatccaatcaacaatgcatctgtcaaaaccaCGTTTTGTCATAGCATTCTTCATTGAAATGTAAGACGTGTTATCAAACGCTCCTTCAATATCGAGGAACGCAGCAAGTGAAATCTCTTTtgcttcaaaagatttttccaaTTTTGTAACCAGGTTGTGAAGCGCTGTTACCGAAGATTTGCCTTCCTGATACGCAAACTGGTTTTTGCTTAAAGGCATTTTAACTAAATATGACGATTTAATATGCTCGTCAATAATTTTTTCCATTACTTTTAATATAATGGACGATAAACTTAtcggtctgaaggattttggtgatgatttatccttcttatttgctTTGGGAATAAAAGTGACCCGCACTTCTCGCCAAGCGGTAGGAATGTAGCTTAACGATAAGCTTAATTGGAACAATTTAGTTAAAACGGGTGTTAAAatttctttacccttctgcagtagtacaggaaaaattccatccctaccaggcgctttgaagggttcaaaggaatcaatCGCCCATTCAACTTTTTGTTCCGTAAAAATTTTATTGGCCAAAAGACATGTATCACTCCTGGTGCTTTCTAACTCAGTTGAGTCATTATCATTATGActatatctcctggtttcattaGCAACAGTATGCGATGCAGATGAATTTTGGTCTTCATTTGAAACAAGAATAGAACACGGAAAATGGATTTCcatcattgtttctaaaatttcattggcattcttagtaaaagaaccatcttcttttttaagagtTCCAAGGCCAATTGAATggtctttagcgaggactttttgcaGTCTAGCAGCAATTGGAGcactttcaatgttttcacatgtgtgcctccaatttatcctcttcgACCTTCGAATTTCCTTGTTATATGTTGTGAGGgactctttgtattgttcccactgttgtgttcttttagcccggttaAACAGCTTCCGGGTTTTTTGTCGCAGTTTTTGCAGATTATAATTCCACCAGGGAACATCTCTATTTGAAGAGCGTTTCTTCGGTGCACAACTGTCATTGAAGGCCTGTTTAATTATGCTCGAAAGTGTTGAAGCACTTTCTTCAAGCCTATGACGAGAATTTGGAATGTCATTTAAATTATCCATTCCAGATATAAGTTTTGAGGTGTATTGCTCCCAGtttgtttttctgggatttcttgtagTTTCTATGAGTTGTTGACCAGCCTCATATTtaaacaatatttgcttgtgatcagacaaagaaacttcgtctgacacatgccaatttgtgACTTTTTCCGAAAGTGTAGGGCTACACAAGGTTAAGTCCAGAACTTCTTGTCTTATGGCATTTATAAAAGTAGGATCATCGCCTCTGTTACATATATCAATTTCATTCTTTGAAATGAAATCTAAAAGGTGTTCGCCTCTATTGTTGATGTTTGTGCTAGCCCATACCGTATGATGAGCATTTGCGTCACATCCTATTATGAAAGCTTTATTAAGCTTTCTACAATATGAGACAAAAGCTGCTACTTCTGGTGGTGGTACATCATCCACGTCTCCCGGAAAGTAAGCCGAAGCAACACAAATTTCCGTTTTTCCATGGATTGTAGGTACCTCTATCATAATAGCAACTATGTCATAAGATGGATAAGAGCAATATCCAGTTTGCTCTCAgcaaatcttttgcaaagtacAGCTGTAGCACCCTTTGCATGATGAAGATTTACTTGAATGAACTCTATTTTATTTGGTTGCATTTAATCCTATATAGGACCGAAatacttgttgatttttttttacactaTATCAACACAGATTTGTAGCCTGGCCAAGCATGATAGGGATGTTTTGCCCTCTTAACTCCACAAGATCCTAGGATTTTTCGCATTGGTCTTTGGCCATTACGTTATCGCCAGTATTCTTGAGGGTTTTCAGAGTGACAGTATGCCCAATGCTCTGGTCTTTTACTACTTAACTACACAAATAAGAAACACAAATACACttaacacgaaaaaaaaacgttaaaaaaaaacacaaaaagtaaacaaacttaaaaaaaaatgttaattaaaGAAATAATATGAATCGAAATCGTAGATAcagaatataaaaataaaaatatgtatataaaaatttggaaaaaataaatttgtaaaaatgaagaaaaaaaaaacacacacacacaaaactttttttcttttacCGTTCTAGGTGCATTTCTCCCCGTCCTCCCCTAACGTAGACATTCTTTACTACTCTGTGGTGATATACGCCACTGTTATTGTGAGCGCGTTCATCTCACTTATGAATAGTTACTCACTCGACAGTTTGCAGATCAAATTGAGGAGGAGGGTGATACATCCAATAAATACCGTTGTACACAGTTCTGCACTCCGGTGATTTGCACTGAATGCTGATATTGCCATGCAATGGCAGTAAGGTGTGGGTGATTTATTTCACTAATTAACTTCACCCCACATTAACACTAGCACttattttgcttttttctcaACCCCCGTTCTAGAGGGAAGcataacttgcatgcaatttatcATGCGATTAATTGATGGCGAATATGCAATCGTTTATTTGTTTTCTCCCGAACCGAACAGAATACACACAATTCACTGGGAgttaaaactgattttttttttgttaattttggcATTTTTGGCCGTCTTACATACAAAAAATATGATTCTCGGCACTTGATTATACACGCACCATTCACTCGCGAATTttaaaaacacttcttcaaaagcttttttATTAATTTCTCGAGCTGATACGAACCGCACTTCTTGTAGTAAGCAGCAGACTTGCCAGTTTACTCCTTATAATATTTAATACTGTTATTAATTGTATCAATCGCTCTTGTTATCATTTACTTTCTATAATTTACGTCGTGTTAATCTTACATTAGTATTTTATTGTTAAATCCATTTATGAAGCACTCAACTAGTAATACGTTGTCGGTAATTTGCCGGAAAGGATCCAATTGCGGCTGGGCCCGGAAACCAAGACAGAAGCCCTATAGCTGCAATCTTCGTCAGTCGATATGAATGGTCTCCTCGTAGTCGTAAATTTGTACGGAACCGTATTGAAAATGAGGTATTCGGTTCATCCTGTTATGGGACGATTCCTAAATGTCGCTGGCACTGTTACGATATTGGATGTGATGTTTTGAGGCATGATTTTGTCCGAGATTTTGGCCAAAAGGTTCGGAAGCTTCTCTTCGCTCGAATCCCTGTACTGCCGCTGGCAATCATCTTAAGCGGGTTTAACATCTCCGGCGCCGAGGTTCTCATCCAGGCTGTGGAACTTTTATTGGGATACTTGTCTTCGGACGGCAGCGAACCAGTTACCGGCCACACTCGAAGTTGCTGCAAAATGCCCCTTCACCGGTGCACCGACTGGTTTGGTTCCTCCGGTTGATTCTCCACATGCGAGTGCGAGTTTAcaatcgatgtttttttttccttctggtATCCGCTTTCCATTTTCTTCCGGCCTttttgtttttgaatgtattataGCTGAAATGACAAAAACTAAATATAAAACATAAAATAGATAAAGAGTTTAATAATTACCTCAAAAACGAGTACAATTTTCAACATAAACGTTGACGTAGTTTCATGATGGCCGTTGCAAGCTAGCGATTCTACTGAGTTTTCCAAACTTCAAAATTATGTGTGGGaatatataatttttaactataacatCCCATCTTTAATTTTTATGTTTGCCCACACATAAATGAAATGGGCTGCATACATACGTTTAATGGGTCATTTTATAAATGCTAAACAGGGTGCTATAATGTGTATGTTTGCACCTATAGAAATAACGATTAGAATGTCTTATGAATTGTATAATCTAAACCTGTATAAAATTAAACTTTGCAATTTTGTCAGTGTATACGGATCTGGCTTCCGTTCAGGTTCATGGCTTCTGTGATGCTTCTAACAAGGCGTATGGAGCATGCCTCTACCTCCGCAGTACTACCTTCGGTGGTTCCGTAGAAGTGCGCCTCATCACAGCCAAGTCCAAGGTTGCACCACTCGAAGATCTGAAGCGGAAGAAAAGGGTTCAGATCACTCCCCGGCTGGAACTCTCCGGAGCATTGCTGCTCAGTCACCTATACGAAAAGTTCGTCGCCAGCACAGCAATTCAGCACACCGCCTTCTTTTGGACCGATTTGACGATCGTGATGTACTGGCTCTCGTCGCTGCCGTTACGGTGGCAGATGTTTGTTTCGAATCGTGTGTCGGAAATCCAACACGCCACAAAAGGATGCCCGTGGAAACACGTAGCCGGTGAAGAAAACCCCGCCGACATCATCTCTCGGGGAATGACACCGGCTCAGCTGCAATACGAAAGGCTGTGCTTCGAGAGACCGCTGTGGCTTCGTCAGGACGCGAGCATCTGGCCGTCGAAGGCTCCAGAAGAGGAAATCGATCCTGCCATACTGGAAGAGAAGAAGGCCGTTGCGCTCCCAGCGACGGCTGAGTCCGTTAGCGAAATATTCAGTCTCCGTTCATCGCTGTTCAGTTTAGTCAGGTTGGTCGCTGGCATCCGCCGGTTCGTGCACAACACACAGCACAGACAGGACAGACGCACAGGATTTCTGACGTTCCCCGAACAAGAGCAGGCCTTGACATTCCTGGTTCAGCTGGCGCAACAAGAAGCCTTTCCAGCTGAGATTGCAGCGTTGAACAAGAACAATCCAGTCAGTCCATCGTCTTCGATAAGCAGGTTGAATCCAGTTCTCGTCAATGGAATCCTCTGTGTGGGAGGCCGACTAGCCAAGGCGCCAGTGTCAGCGAGTCGGAAACATCCGATGATTTTGAGCCACCATCATCCACTGGCAAGGTTGGTCCTGCACTACTACCATTGCAAGCACTTCCATTCCGGATTACAGCTTCTCGTGTCCACCGTTCGTGAGCGTTTCTGGATCACGCGCATCAGGAGTCTTGCTAATTCTGTGTTGCACGAATGCGTTCGTTGCTTCCGAACCAGACCGAAGGTGCTAGACCAGCTAATGGCCGATCTTCCGTCGGAACGAGTCTCTCCGGCACCTCCATTCCTTAGAGTAGGCGTGGATTATTGCGGACCGTTCCTGATCAAATACCCTGTTCACCGCGCGACTCCCACGAAACATTACGTCGCCATTTTCATCTGCTTCGTTACGAAGGCAGTCCATCTCGAGTTGGCTAGCGATCTTACCAGCGAAGCCTTCCTTGCCGCCTTCAACAGGTTCGTGGCTCGCAGAGGAAAACCGATCCTGGTCATGTGCGACAACGCCACAAACTTCGTGGGAGCCAAGCGCCAACTGGATGAATTACGGCAGCTGTTCATCGACCAAACGTTCCAGGAGTCCGTCGTCCATGGAGAGATCGAGGACGGCATAGAATTCCGCTTCATTCCAGCAAGATCTCCCAACTTCGTTGGTCTTTGGGAGGCCGCCGTGAAATCCTTCAAGGGTCATTTCAAGCGTACCATCGGCGACCGTGTGCTGCAGTACGACGAGATGATCACCGTGTTACCACAAGTTGAAGCGATCCTCAACTCCCGGCCCCTCACGCCGGTCAGTAACGATCCGTCGGACTTCGAAGCGTTGACGCCAGGTCACTTCTTGGTTCAGCGACCGTTGACAGCAGTTCCAGAGCCATCTCTAGAAGATCTGCAGCGGAATCGACTGTCCATGTGGCAGCAAGCGCAAGACTACGTTCAGCAAATCTGGACCAAGTGGTCCACTCAGTATCTGTCCGATCTCCATAACCGGACCAAATGGACCCGGAAACAGGACAACATCTCTGTTGGGACTCTAGTCCTACTCAAGGAAGACAAGCTTCCGCCACTTAGGTGGAAATTGGGCCGCGTCATTCGGATCCACCCCGGATCAGATGGCAACATACGCGTTGTTACTGTGAAGGCCCAGGACGGCGAGTATCAGAGGGCCATTTCGAAAATTTGCGTCCCTCCGATCCGCGACAACCTGGAGTCTGAGCAGATCTAATCTGCATTCTGTACGTCAATTCTACTGCTTCATTGAACTGCCAACTCGTACCAAATTCCTGCCTACCGGAAACACGTGAGGTCTACAAAATCAGTATCCCATTCGTCACCTGTTGGTCATTCAGTGGCCAGCCACAATTGTATCGTTCTGCATGTGTGAAGTCCACGGTGCCGTCCTGTCCGTCATTTTGAAGCGTTCCCGATTATGTCGCCATTTCCATTTGCCAAGGTAGCAGAGGCGTTGCATCCATGCGTTCGTGGTGAAGGAGTATCCATGGCACCTCTCGATCCGCCGGCGACCGCATCATCGGCTCGTCATCGTAGAATGCGTCTGCATCGTCCGCCCTACTGAAGCTCCGCCATTGTGCGACCGGGACATCGTAGGTGCTTTAGCACCCGCGGAGGCTAGGAGGCCTCCGCTCCAGGCAAGTCAATTTATGCTTGGGTTATATAGGtgaaaaagcaccctctcatttTTCAGATAGTTTTTCCGTTGGCTTGCTTGTGGACCGTGGACTCCATCATCCGTTATTCCGTCAACCTGGACACCGCTCGATGTATCGACGTTCGATCAGGGATCCGAGACATCGTTGGTGGTTCGGTGCCCGCGGAGGCCAGGAGGCCTCCGCTCCAGGGGAGGTCTATTTTGGTTTGGGTTATATAGAtgaaaaagcaccctctcatcttTCAGGATAGCCTTCCCATCGTAGATCTGCGGCATCCGGCCGTGGGACAATCGAATTTCCGTCCGTGGGATTGCCGGCGATCCGTCTGTGGGACAACCGTCCAGCGGATTTGTGTTCGGTCATCCGAGTGTAACCACAACCGTGGTAGTCAGTCATTCCGTCCCTCAAGTGCATCCGTGTTGGCAGAACCGTAGAAGGAACAGCAGCAGTCTTCGCAGTAGAGCAGTCGTCGAACACCCGAGACCATCGTCATCGAGTCGACAGTCGTTGGCGGTTGGCTTCAACAGAAGAAGAGCAGTCGTCGGTATCGTACCGCCGGCGTCATCATGTAGCATAGTAGCAGCAGTCAGTGTAGCATAAGATTTAGTTTAAGCAATACTAATTGAAATCGCTGAGATTCCAAGGTGGGCGGTATGTTTGAACTCTTTTGAATTACTGTAACACCCAAGTTTTAAATAGAATACGCTCCACAGAAGAGAGAATGCATAACACTCTCTTGTTATTGTTCCCTATCATCCCGAGTAGCTGTAGGTAAACGCAATAGATTGTGTAGCAACAGTTAGTTATCTCGCAATCGACAGTGCGCGCAGACCATCGACCGTTTCACCGCGATCGAGTTTTGAAGAACGCAATAAAGTCATTACGGTTGTATCATACCAGTTCGTTTCCGCACAATAAAGTGTTTTAATTAGTAACCGCGGTTCAAAGTTCAGTGCATAATCCGAAATCCGTTCGAAGTGTGATCCTGTCGGaacaacacatttttatatttttgtacacttctcctaatcacgaagatgtttaaaaaaatataaaactgttgagtttgcttattgtattagcggtagaattttttatcGCTCAGCCAAGAGTGGACGTAAAAAGAGGACGAGGTGTAGCAAAACAAATCCTCCTGATAGTGCTACGGGTTGACGTAAGTGGTCTGAAGTGGTCTTTAAAGAAACTCTTACAGGAAGACTCAAGCCATTGTATGTCGAAAAATATAAATGTGAGCTGCAAAATATTGTGATAGtttatatatttattacaatgatcgggtaagttggacggcagtagtatagagaagaatctattgaaagttcgcgtgcaatacaggaaatatgttgtaatgtaaaacccaataaattggagtgttgtaatgtatttgcatttattagcgaaacgttaaggtgaagatatgacgaagccacagctcgaattttcatgagcacaaatctgaagaaccgaaagtccctaccgagaatatgtttgatgaacatattaagacaaatataaaacttaataAGACTTGTCATATTGCGGCAAAATAAAAGTTATTAGAACATGTGATACCTATCGTGGAGCGTAGGTATGGTAACCCTATGTGTTTATATTAGTATTGGTTAATGGTTCATTGATTGCGGTTGAGCGATACAGTGAATGAATACCAAGCCTCATTCTTTGGTACAATCTAGCGTGCGTCGGTCACCACATATTGGCGTCGAGGTGAAAAGTTGTAAGAAATTCGTGGTAAAGCCGGAAAAAAAGTGCGACTTCGTCGGAAATTTGTGAAATTGAATTGTCAGAAACAACCGGGGTAAATATTTGTTTATCCTGAGGAAAAAATATGCATTCTCAACCGATTGGCATTTTTCTTGTCGATAGTGAATGGAGCGTGGGTTTGCAGtagaataaaaatgaaaaaagaaaaaagctgAAACCGACAGTGAAAAAAGTTTATtgcggaaaaaaaatcaattatccatTACTGAGAATATTAAGAAGCAAAAGGAAAATGCACAAGTGAAAATAAAGTGAATGAAAATGGATGAAAGTGATTTTCTGATTAAGATAGCGTGGGTTGAAAAAGAAGGAAGAAAGAGACGCGGTTGAAAATGAGTGGGTTTTGTGGTTGTGGGAACGCGTTGGTCGATGAGCAAGTGAGAGTGTGCAACCGTAATGAATCAATCTGGTGATTTAGAAAATTTGTATTCAACGAAGACACGTGTATGAATGGCGGGAAAAAAATGCGTGCAATGATGGGTGATGTGTAAGTATGGGCGCGAAGATCGACACTAGCAGCCTAGCAGTGTGAATGATCGTCTGCCGGACGCCTGACATGAAATGCGCTGCGCATGCATGCATGCTTCTGTCGTCTCCGTTACTAAGGTATGTACGTAAAATTTCCATTTCACAAAAATGTTGCTGCTGAACAGATAAATTCCTAATTCGTTCAAAAAATTACGATGTATTTCGTCAATTGAAAAAAGCAAAAGTTTTGTGCTCTAGTGCGGTTGAACATGAGCTGATCAGCATATACCTTCTAAGGTTCATGcattttaatatgaaaatataTTACTCACATTTATAACAAACACATGAATGAATCCTAGTATGATGAGATTCGTGTATTAATATAAATGAATCGCAGCGAAATTGAATGGTGTTTGCACACAGATGTGCAGCTCCGTAGAATGGAGGAAATGAGACAGCAGAAAACTAACCTCTAAACTTCCAGCATTTGCAATAGGCCCCGTGCCTATTGAATGTTCAATTGCTTCGCCTCGTCACATgctcgattgttttttttttctagcgctGCCGGAGATAAAACCAGgtttgataatcctcctcgaaatcaaaagagttttgcaacatgctctagagcggtgttttgcttttgcatcgtcgcgagggagcgaacgaaccccaaacagagaggcaataaaaattgagcgaggaagaggggaacgaaaaaagattaTTTCGgctttttgagtgtgattttcgcctcgagagtctttctttgcaCGGGagatttttgagtgtgagtggacgtgagaaacacaacaagcaattatgagtgttggacgaactcctcgttgcgcggcaagctcgcgctcgttgctgttgaggatttgcgttgtgatttctgagttttatttccactcctcagaaaatcgtcaaaatcgcttcctcattttctcgcgagggagtttctgtcaagcctggataAAACAGGTGCTCGAGAGGGAAGCAAAAGAGCGCATAGAACATGATTTTAGCGAAATTGTtagtatcgttttttttttgtcattcagTTTACCAGCTGAACTGATGTAAGCAGCAGAAATCGTTAGCCACGTGCAGCAGCCGCCGGTTCAATATCGCTCTGCAGAGCATTGCGTGAGCGTGTATGAGTGATCAGTTATTGGGATTTTCGCTAGAAACCACTAAAACATTTGCGTACGCGTGTTGTCGAATTTGATAGCTGTTTTTAGTATGTTTAGTGGTGGGACCGAGGAAAATGAATGCGTTAGGTAGAAGTGTGATTCAACTCAATGAACGGCAAGTTTTGGCATGAATGGATGTGACCAAATTCACCGACACACAAGTTGGTTCGATCAGTGCGCCCAGTATTGCTGAAATTGCGTCATGT includes:
- the LOC134289894 gene encoding uncharacterized protein LOC134289894 translates to MLYTDLASVQVHGFCDASNKAYGACLYLRSTTFGGSVEVRLITAKSKVAPLEDLKRKKRVQITPRLELSGALLLSHLYEKFVASTAIQHTAFFWTDLTIVMYWLSSLPLRWQMFVSNRVSEIQHATKGCPWKHVAGEENPADIISRGMTPAQLQYERLCFERPLWLRQDASIWPSKAPEEEIDPAILEEKKAVALPATAESVSEIFSLRSSLFSLVRLVAGIRRFVHNTQHRQDRRTGFLTFPEQEQALTFLVQLAQQEAFPAEIAALNKNNPVSPSSSISRLNPVLVNGILCVGGRLAKAPVSASRKHPMILSHHHPLARLVLHYYHCKHFHSGLQLLVSTVRERFWITRIRSLANSVLHECVRCFRTRPKVLDQLMADLPSERVSPAPPFLRVGVDYCGPFLIKYPVHRATPTKHYVAIFICFVTKAVHLELASDLTSEAFLAAFNRFVARRGKPILVMCDNATNFVGAKRQLDELRQLFIDQTFQESVVHGEIEDGIEFRFIPARSPNFVGLWEAAVKSFKGHFKRTIGDRVLQYDEMITVLPQVEAILNSRPLTPVSNDPSDFEALTPGHFLVQRPLTAVPEPSLEDLQRNRLSMWQQAQDYVQQIWTKWSTQYLSDLHNRTKWTRKQDNISVGTLVLLKEDKLPPLRWKLGRVIRIHPGSDGNIRVVTVKAQDGEYQRAISKICVPPIRDNLESEQI